From Tripterygium wilfordii isolate XIE 37 chromosome 13, ASM1340144v1, whole genome shotgun sequence, the proteins below share one genomic window:
- the LOC120013124 gene encoding putative white-brown complex homolog protein 30 isoform X3 produces the protein MTRESIKVCWELHVLLLSVILTSLLPYAWCMDGDDYSQTGNAALLPAVTKLIYSRLSNLTTTLTDDIVHNLGFCVKNVNADWNGAFNFSGNLEFLTNCIKKAKGDVTQRLCTAAEIKFYFNSLFDKETKETNYMKPNRNCNLTSWVSGCEPGWGCSANEIQNIELKNSRDIPLRTRDCQPCCEGFFCPQGLTCMIRQPNHTCGSADIWADADSSGDIFCSPGSYCPTTTNKVPCSSGHYCRMGSTSQKLCFQLATCDPNTANQNIRAYGVILIASLSTLLIIIYNCSDQVLSTRERRQAKRREAAARQARETTQVRERWKSAKNVAKKGAVGLQQQFSRTFSCKKSTRQSMLPPMPSGSSSTSEPSSAAAKTNKKEPSSLTKMIHSLEDDPNSHDGFNLEIGDKNIKRQQMPKGKQLHTHSQIFKYAYGQLEKEKAQDNKNLTFSGVISMATDVDIKTRPVIEVAFKDLTLTLKGKKKHLLRCVTGKIMPGRVSAVMGPSGAGKTTFLSALAGKATGCTMQGLILVNGKSESILSYKKIIGFVPQDDIVHGNLTVEENLRFNARCRLSADLPKADKVLVVERVIESLGLQAIRDSLVGTVEKRGISGGQRKRVNVGLEMVIEPSLLILDEPTTGLDSASSQLLLKALRREALEGVNVCMVLHQPSFALFKMFDDLILLAKGGFTVYHGSVKKVEEYFNGLGISVPERVTPPDHFIDILEGIEKPANITREQLPLRWMIHNSYPIPPDMLKDADALATSSTSTGGNLGRDSSIGGTEQSFAGDLWEDVKSSVEVKGDYIKHNFLKSKDFSDRRTPGLGHQYRYFIGRVGKQRLREVRMQAVDYLILLLAGACLGTLAKVNDESFGSLGYTFTVIAVSLLCKITALRTFSLDKLHYWRESAAGISSLAYFLSKDTVDHFNTVIKPLVYLSMFYFFNNPRSSFQDNYLVLVCLVYCVTGIAYVFAIYFAPSPAQLWSVLLPVVLTLVANQDKESKIMKYFGNFCYPKWALEAFMIANAERYSGVWLITRCGSLMSNGYDLDDWFPSVLFLIIMGIISRIVAFMCLVSSQKK, from the exons ATGACTAGGGAGAGCATTAAAGTTTGTTGGGAACTACATGTTCTCCTACTATCAGTAATTCTAACAAGTCTTTTGCCATATGCATGGTGCATGGATGGGGATGATTACAGTCAAACAGGTAACGCGGCTTTGCTGCCTGCAGTCACAAAGCTCATCTACAGCCGGCTTTCAAATCTCACAACAACATTAACCGATGATATCGTTCATAACTTGGGCTTTTGCGTAAAGAATGT AAATGCTGATTGGAATGGGGCGTTCAATTTTTCTGGAAATTTGGAATTTTTGACCAACTGTATCAAAAAAGCAAAAG GAGATGTCACACAACGACTATGTACAGCAGCTGAAATCAAATTCTATTTCAATAGCTTATTTGACAAAGAGACTAAAGAAACCAATTACATGAAACCGAATAGGAACTGCAATTTGACTTCGTGGGTTTCTGGATGTGAACCTGGATGGGGATGTAGTGCTAACGAAATTCAGAATATTGAACTCAAGAATTCACGGGACATTCCTCTCCGGACTCGTGACTGTCAACCTTGCTGTGAAGGCTTCTTCTGCCCTCAGGGGCTCACTTGCATGATAC GACAACCAAATCATACTTGTGGCAGTGCAGATATCTGGGCTGATGCTGATAGTAGTGGTGACATCTTTTGTTCTCCAGGATCTTACTGCCCAACTACCACAAACAAGGTTCCATGTAGTAGTGG GCATTACTGCAGGATGGGTTCTACTTCTCAAAAAT TGTGCTTCCAGCTGGCTACCTGTGACCCTAATACTGCAAACCAGAATATCCGTGCGTATGGGGTCATCCTCATT GCGTCATTGAGTACTCTGTTGATCATCATTTATAACTGTTCTGACCAAGTCCTCTCCACCCGGGAAAGGAGACAAGCTAAGCGCAGGGAAGCTGCAGCAAGACAAGCACGAGAAACCACACAAGTGCGGGAACGGTGGAAATCAGCAAAAAATGTTGCCAAGAAAGGTGCAGTTGGGTTGCAACAACAATTTTCCCGGACGTTTTCTTGCAAAAAATCCACGAGGCAATCTATGTTACCACCCATGCCTTCAGGTTCTTCAAGCACATCTGAGCCATCCTCTGCTGctgcaaaaacaaataaaaaagaaccaAGCAGCCTCACAAAGATGATTCATTCCCTTGAGGATGATCCCAACAGTCATGATGGCTTTAATTTGGAGATTGGagataaaaacatcaaaagacaACAAATGCCAAAAGGTAAACAATTACATACTCACAGCCAAATCTTTAAGTATGCATATGGTCAACTTGAGAAGGAGAAAGCTCAGGACAACAAAAATTTGACCTTTTCGGGAGTGATTTCTATGGCTACGGATGTTGATATTAAGACCAGGCCTGTGATTGAGGTTGCTTTTAAGGATCTAACCCTAAccttgaaaggaaaaaagaagcatCTCCTGAGGTGCGTCACTGGAAAAATCATGCCTGGTCGAGTTTCTGCTGTTATGGGTCCATCGGGAGCTGGCAAAACAACGTTTCTTTCTGCTTTGGCAGGAAAAGCAACAGGATGCACTATGCAGGGACTAATTCTCGTAAATGGGAAATCTGAATCCATCCTCTCATATAAAAAGATAATTGGTTTTGTACCACAAGATGATATTGTACATGGAAACTTGACTGTGGAGGAGAATCTCCGATTCAACGCAAGGTGCAG ACTATCCGCTGACTTGCCTAAGGCAGACAAAGTTCTGGTTGTTGAAAGAGTTATTGAATCTTTGGGGCTACAGGCAATCAGGGATTCTTTGGTCGGAACTGTGGAGAAGCGAGGAATTTCTGGAGGTCAGAGGAAACGTGTAAATGTTGGGCTAGAAATGGTCATCGAACCTTCCCTGTTGATTTTAGATGAGCCGACAACTGGTTTAGACAGTGCATCTTCACAGTTACTTCTTAAAGCACTTCGACGTGAAGCTCTTGAAGGGGTAAATGTGTGCATGGTTCTCCACCAGCCTAG CTTTGCCCTGTTCAAGATGTTTGACGACTTGATACTTCTAGCCAAAGGAGGTTTTACCGTGTATCATGGATCTGTAAAGAAAGTTGAAGAATACTTTAATGGCCTGGGCATCAGTGTGCCTGAGCGTGTTACTCCTCCAGATCACTTCATTGACATTCTGGAGGGCATAGAAAAACCAGCAAACATAACCCGTGAACAGCTTCCTCTCAGATGGATGATACACAATAGTTACCCAATCCCCCCTGATATGCTGAAAGATGCGGATGCCCTTGCTACATCCTCAACAAGCACCGGCGGAAATCTTGGAAGAGATTCTAGTATTGGAGGTACAGAACAATCTTTTGCTGGAGATTTGTGGGAGGATGTAAAGAGTAGTGTTGAGGTGAAGGGAGATTATATAAAGCACAACTTCTTAAAGTCTAAGGACTTTTCTGACCGAAGAACTCCTGGATTAGGCCATCAATACAGATATTTCATTGGAAG GGTTGGTAAGCAGCGACTAAGAGAAGTCAGAATGCAAGCAGTTGATTATCTTATTTTGTTGCTTGCTGGCGCTTGCTTAGGGACTCTTGCCAAAGTGAACGATGAGTCATTTGGTTCGCTTGGCTATACTTTCACCGTGATTGCAGTTT CGTTACTGTGCAAGATCACTGCTTTAAGAACATTTTCCTTGGACAAATTACACTACTGGAGAGAGAGTGCTGCTGGGATCAGCAGTCTGGCTTATTTCCTGTCCAAAGATACAGTTGACCATTTCAATACAGTCATCAAGCCACTGGTGTATTTATCCATGTTCTATTTCTTCAACAATCCTAGATCTTCCTTCCAAGACAATTATCTTGTTTTGGTTTGCCTGGTATACTGCGTGACTGGCATAGCATATGTATTCGCCATCTACTTTGCACCTAGTCCCGCCCAACTT TGGTCAGTGCTTCTTCCTGTTGTTTTGACTCTCGTTGCAAACCAGGACAAAGAGAGTAAAATTATGAAGTATTTTGGAAACTTCTGCTACCCAAAGTGGGCTTTGGAAGCTTTCATGATTGCAAATGCTGAAAG GTACTCCGGAGTATGGCTGATAACCCGCTGTGGCTCATTGATGTCAAACGGATATGATCTTGATGATTGGTTTCCTAGTGTATTATTTCTTATTATTATGGGCATAATCAGTCGTATAGTAGCTTTCATGTGCTTGGTGAGCTCCCAAAAGAAGTGA
- the LOC120013124 gene encoding putative white-brown complex homolog protein 30 isoform X2 — translation MTRESIKVCWELHVLLLSVILTSLLPYAWCMDGDDYSQTGNAALLPAVTKLIYSRLSNLTTTLTDDIVHNLGFCVKNVNADWNGAFNFSGNLEFLTNCIKKAKGDVTQRLCTAAEIKFYFNSLFDKETKETNYMKPNRNCNLTSWVSGCEPGWGCSANEIQNIELKNSRDIPLRTRDCQPCCEGFFCPQGLTCMIPCPLGAYCPLAKLNQTTGMCDPYQIPSGQPNHTCGSADIWADADSSGDIFCSPGSYCPTTTNKVPCSSGHYCRMGSTSQKLCFQLATCDPNTANQNIRAYGVILIASLSTLLIIIYNCSDQVLSTRERRQAKRREAAARQARETTQVRERWKSAKNVAKKGAVGLQQQFSRTFSCKKSTRQSMLPPMPSGSSSTSEPSSAAAKTNKKEPSSLTKMIHSLEDDPNSHDGFNLEIGDKNIKRQQMPKGKQLHTHSQIFKYAYGQLEKEKAQDNKNLTFSGVISMATDVDIKTRPVIEVAFKDLTLTLKGKKKHLLRCVTGKIMPGRVSAVMGPSGAGKTTFLSALAGKATGCTMQGLILVNGKSESILSYKKIIGFVPQDDIVHGNLTVEENLRFNARCRLSADLPKADKVLVVERVIESLGLQAIRDSLVGTVEKRGISGGQRKRVNVGLEMVIEPSLLILDEPTTGLDSASSQLLLKALRREALEGVNVCMVLHQPSFALFKMFDDLILLAKGGFTVYHGSVKKVEEYFNGLGISVPERVTPPDHFIDILEGIEKPANITREQLPLRWMIHNSYPIPPDMLKDADALATSSTSTGGNLGRDSSIGGTEQSFAGDLWEDVKSSVEVKGDYIKHNFLKSKDFSDRRTPGLGHQYRYFIGRVGKQRLREVRMQAVDYLILLLAGACLGTLAKVNDESFGSLGYTFTVIAVSLLCKITALRTFSLDKLHYWRESAAGISSLAYFLSKDTVDHFNTVIKPLVYLSMFYFFNNPRSSFQDNYLVLVCLVYCVTGIAYVFAIYFAPSPAQLWSVLLPVVLTLVANQDKESKIMKYFGNFCYPKWALEAFMIANAERYSGVWLITRCGSLMSNGYDLDDWFPSVLFLIIMGIISRIVAFMCLVSSQKK, via the exons ATGACTAGGGAGAGCATTAAAGTTTGTTGGGAACTACATGTTCTCCTACTATCAGTAATTCTAACAAGTCTTTTGCCATATGCATGGTGCATGGATGGGGATGATTACAGTCAAACAGGTAACGCGGCTTTGCTGCCTGCAGTCACAAAGCTCATCTACAGCCGGCTTTCAAATCTCACAACAACATTAACCGATGATATCGTTCATAACTTGGGCTTTTGCGTAAAGAATGT AAATGCTGATTGGAATGGGGCGTTCAATTTTTCTGGAAATTTGGAATTTTTGACCAACTGTATCAAAAAAGCAAAAG GAGATGTCACACAACGACTATGTACAGCAGCTGAAATCAAATTCTATTTCAATAGCTTATTTGACAAAGAGACTAAAGAAACCAATTACATGAAACCGAATAGGAACTGCAATTTGACTTCGTGGGTTTCTGGATGTGAACCTGGATGGGGATGTAGTGCTAACGAAATTCAGAATATTGAACTCAAGAATTCACGGGACATTCCTCTCCGGACTCGTGACTGTCAACCTTGCTGTGAAGGCTTCTTCTGCCCTCAGGGGCTCACTTGCATGATAC CTTGCCCATTAGGTGCTTATTGTCCCCTGGCAAAACTTAATCAAACAACTGGAATGTGTGACCC TTACCAAATTCCTTCAGGACAACCAAATCATACTTGTGGCAGTGCAGATATCTGGGCTGATGCTGATAGTAGTGGTGACATCTTTTGTTCTCCAGGATCTTACTGCCCAACTACCACAAACAAGGTTCCATGTAGTAGTGG GCATTACTGCAGGATGGGTTCTACTTCTCAAAAAT TGTGCTTCCAGCTGGCTACCTGTGACCCTAATACTGCAAACCAGAATATCCGTGCGTATGGGGTCATCCTCATT GCGTCATTGAGTACTCTGTTGATCATCATTTATAACTGTTCTGACCAAGTCCTCTCCACCCGGGAAAGGAGACAAGCTAAGCGCAGGGAAGCTGCAGCAAGACAAGCACGAGAAACCACACAAGTGCGGGAACGGTGGAAATCAGCAAAAAATGTTGCCAAGAAAGGTGCAGTTGGGTTGCAACAACAATTTTCCCGGACGTTTTCTTGCAAAAAATCCACGAGGCAATCTATGTTACCACCCATGCCTTCAGGTTCTTCAAGCACATCTGAGCCATCCTCTGCTGctgcaaaaacaaataaaaaagaaccaAGCAGCCTCACAAAGATGATTCATTCCCTTGAGGATGATCCCAACAGTCATGATGGCTTTAATTTGGAGATTGGagataaaaacatcaaaagacaACAAATGCCAAAAGGTAAACAATTACATACTCACAGCCAAATCTTTAAGTATGCATATGGTCAACTTGAGAAGGAGAAAGCTCAGGACAACAAAAATTTGACCTTTTCGGGAGTGATTTCTATGGCTACGGATGTTGATATTAAGACCAGGCCTGTGATTGAGGTTGCTTTTAAGGATCTAACCCTAAccttgaaaggaaaaaagaagcatCTCCTGAGGTGCGTCACTGGAAAAATCATGCCTGGTCGAGTTTCTGCTGTTATGGGTCCATCGGGAGCTGGCAAAACAACGTTTCTTTCTGCTTTGGCAGGAAAAGCAACAGGATGCACTATGCAGGGACTAATTCTCGTAAATGGGAAATCTGAATCCATCCTCTCATATAAAAAGATAATTGGTTTTGTACCACAAGATGATATTGTACATGGAAACTTGACTGTGGAGGAGAATCTCCGATTCAACGCAAGGTGCAG ACTATCCGCTGACTTGCCTAAGGCAGACAAAGTTCTGGTTGTTGAAAGAGTTATTGAATCTTTGGGGCTACAGGCAATCAGGGATTCTTTGGTCGGAACTGTGGAGAAGCGAGGAATTTCTGGAGGTCAGAGGAAACGTGTAAATGTTGGGCTAGAAATGGTCATCGAACCTTCCCTGTTGATTTTAGATGAGCCGACAACTGGTTTAGACAGTGCATCTTCACAGTTACTTCTTAAAGCACTTCGACGTGAAGCTCTTGAAGGGGTAAATGTGTGCATGGTTCTCCACCAGCCTAG CTTTGCCCTGTTCAAGATGTTTGACGACTTGATACTTCTAGCCAAAGGAGGTTTTACCGTGTATCATGGATCTGTAAAGAAAGTTGAAGAATACTTTAATGGCCTGGGCATCAGTGTGCCTGAGCGTGTTACTCCTCCAGATCACTTCATTGACATTCTGGAGGGCATAGAAAAACCAGCAAACATAACCCGTGAACAGCTTCCTCTCAGATGGATGATACACAATAGTTACCCAATCCCCCCTGATATGCTGAAAGATGCGGATGCCCTTGCTACATCCTCAACAAGCACCGGCGGAAATCTTGGAAGAGATTCTAGTATTGGAGGTACAGAACAATCTTTTGCTGGAGATTTGTGGGAGGATGTAAAGAGTAGTGTTGAGGTGAAGGGAGATTATATAAAGCACAACTTCTTAAAGTCTAAGGACTTTTCTGACCGAAGAACTCCTGGATTAGGCCATCAATACAGATATTTCATTGGAAG GGTTGGTAAGCAGCGACTAAGAGAAGTCAGAATGCAAGCAGTTGATTATCTTATTTTGTTGCTTGCTGGCGCTTGCTTAGGGACTCTTGCCAAAGTGAACGATGAGTCATTTGGTTCGCTTGGCTATACTTTCACCGTGATTGCAGTTT CGTTACTGTGCAAGATCACTGCTTTAAGAACATTTTCCTTGGACAAATTACACTACTGGAGAGAGAGTGCTGCTGGGATCAGCAGTCTGGCTTATTTCCTGTCCAAAGATACAGTTGACCATTTCAATACAGTCATCAAGCCACTGGTGTATTTATCCATGTTCTATTTCTTCAACAATCCTAGATCTTCCTTCCAAGACAATTATCTTGTTTTGGTTTGCCTGGTATACTGCGTGACTGGCATAGCATATGTATTCGCCATCTACTTTGCACCTAGTCCCGCCCAACTT TGGTCAGTGCTTCTTCCTGTTGTTTTGACTCTCGTTGCAAACCAGGACAAAGAGAGTAAAATTATGAAGTATTTTGGAAACTTCTGCTACCCAAAGTGGGCTTTGGAAGCTTTCATGATTGCAAATGCTGAAAG GTACTCCGGAGTATGGCTGATAACCCGCTGTGGCTCATTGATGTCAAACGGATATGATCTTGATGATTGGTTTCCTAGTGTATTATTTCTTATTATTATGGGCATAATCAGTCGTATAGTAGCTTTCATGTGCTTGGTGAGCTCCCAAAAGAAGTGA
- the LOC120013124 gene encoding putative white-brown complex homolog protein 30 isoform X1, translating to MTRESIKVCWELHVLLLSVILTSLLPYAWCMDGDDYSQTGNAALLPAVTKLIYSRLSNLTTTLTDDIVHNLGFCVKNVNADWNGAFNFSGNLEFLTNCIKKAKGDVTQRLCTAAEIKFYFNSLFDKETKETNYMKPNRNCNLTSWVSGCEPGWGCSANEIQNIELKNSRDIPLRTRDCQPCCEGFFCPQGLTCMIPCPLGAYCPLAKLNQTTGMCDPYSYQIPSGQPNHTCGSADIWADADSSGDIFCSPGSYCPTTTNKVPCSSGHYCRMGSTSQKLCFQLATCDPNTANQNIRAYGVILIASLSTLLIIIYNCSDQVLSTRERRQAKRREAAARQARETTQVRERWKSAKNVAKKGAVGLQQQFSRTFSCKKSTRQSMLPPMPSGSSSTSEPSSAAAKTNKKEPSSLTKMIHSLEDDPNSHDGFNLEIGDKNIKRQQMPKGKQLHTHSQIFKYAYGQLEKEKAQDNKNLTFSGVISMATDVDIKTRPVIEVAFKDLTLTLKGKKKHLLRCVTGKIMPGRVSAVMGPSGAGKTTFLSALAGKATGCTMQGLILVNGKSESILSYKKIIGFVPQDDIVHGNLTVEENLRFNARCRLSADLPKADKVLVVERVIESLGLQAIRDSLVGTVEKRGISGGQRKRVNVGLEMVIEPSLLILDEPTTGLDSASSQLLLKALRREALEGVNVCMVLHQPSFALFKMFDDLILLAKGGFTVYHGSVKKVEEYFNGLGISVPERVTPPDHFIDILEGIEKPANITREQLPLRWMIHNSYPIPPDMLKDADALATSSTSTGGNLGRDSSIGGTEQSFAGDLWEDVKSSVEVKGDYIKHNFLKSKDFSDRRTPGLGHQYRYFIGRVGKQRLREVRMQAVDYLILLLAGACLGTLAKVNDESFGSLGYTFTVIAVSLLCKITALRTFSLDKLHYWRESAAGISSLAYFLSKDTVDHFNTVIKPLVYLSMFYFFNNPRSSFQDNYLVLVCLVYCVTGIAYVFAIYFAPSPAQLWSVLLPVVLTLVANQDKESKIMKYFGNFCYPKWALEAFMIANAERYSGVWLITRCGSLMSNGYDLDDWFPSVLFLIIMGIISRIVAFMCLVSSQKK from the exons ATGACTAGGGAGAGCATTAAAGTTTGTTGGGAACTACATGTTCTCCTACTATCAGTAATTCTAACAAGTCTTTTGCCATATGCATGGTGCATGGATGGGGATGATTACAGTCAAACAGGTAACGCGGCTTTGCTGCCTGCAGTCACAAAGCTCATCTACAGCCGGCTTTCAAATCTCACAACAACATTAACCGATGATATCGTTCATAACTTGGGCTTTTGCGTAAAGAATGT AAATGCTGATTGGAATGGGGCGTTCAATTTTTCTGGAAATTTGGAATTTTTGACCAACTGTATCAAAAAAGCAAAAG GAGATGTCACACAACGACTATGTACAGCAGCTGAAATCAAATTCTATTTCAATAGCTTATTTGACAAAGAGACTAAAGAAACCAATTACATGAAACCGAATAGGAACTGCAATTTGACTTCGTGGGTTTCTGGATGTGAACCTGGATGGGGATGTAGTGCTAACGAAATTCAGAATATTGAACTCAAGAATTCACGGGACATTCCTCTCCGGACTCGTGACTGTCAACCTTGCTGTGAAGGCTTCTTCTGCCCTCAGGGGCTCACTTGCATGATAC CTTGCCCATTAGGTGCTTATTGTCCCCTGGCAAAACTTAATCAAACAACTGGAATGTGTGACCC ATACAGTTACCAAATTCCTTCAGGACAACCAAATCATACTTGTGGCAGTGCAGATATCTGGGCTGATGCTGATAGTAGTGGTGACATCTTTTGTTCTCCAGGATCTTACTGCCCAACTACCACAAACAAGGTTCCATGTAGTAGTGG GCATTACTGCAGGATGGGTTCTACTTCTCAAAAAT TGTGCTTCCAGCTGGCTACCTGTGACCCTAATACTGCAAACCAGAATATCCGTGCGTATGGGGTCATCCTCATT GCGTCATTGAGTACTCTGTTGATCATCATTTATAACTGTTCTGACCAAGTCCTCTCCACCCGGGAAAGGAGACAAGCTAAGCGCAGGGAAGCTGCAGCAAGACAAGCACGAGAAACCACACAAGTGCGGGAACGGTGGAAATCAGCAAAAAATGTTGCCAAGAAAGGTGCAGTTGGGTTGCAACAACAATTTTCCCGGACGTTTTCTTGCAAAAAATCCACGAGGCAATCTATGTTACCACCCATGCCTTCAGGTTCTTCAAGCACATCTGAGCCATCCTCTGCTGctgcaaaaacaaataaaaaagaaccaAGCAGCCTCACAAAGATGATTCATTCCCTTGAGGATGATCCCAACAGTCATGATGGCTTTAATTTGGAGATTGGagataaaaacatcaaaagacaACAAATGCCAAAAGGTAAACAATTACATACTCACAGCCAAATCTTTAAGTATGCATATGGTCAACTTGAGAAGGAGAAAGCTCAGGACAACAAAAATTTGACCTTTTCGGGAGTGATTTCTATGGCTACGGATGTTGATATTAAGACCAGGCCTGTGATTGAGGTTGCTTTTAAGGATCTAACCCTAAccttgaaaggaaaaaagaagcatCTCCTGAGGTGCGTCACTGGAAAAATCATGCCTGGTCGAGTTTCTGCTGTTATGGGTCCATCGGGAGCTGGCAAAACAACGTTTCTTTCTGCTTTGGCAGGAAAAGCAACAGGATGCACTATGCAGGGACTAATTCTCGTAAATGGGAAATCTGAATCCATCCTCTCATATAAAAAGATAATTGGTTTTGTACCACAAGATGATATTGTACATGGAAACTTGACTGTGGAGGAGAATCTCCGATTCAACGCAAGGTGCAG ACTATCCGCTGACTTGCCTAAGGCAGACAAAGTTCTGGTTGTTGAAAGAGTTATTGAATCTTTGGGGCTACAGGCAATCAGGGATTCTTTGGTCGGAACTGTGGAGAAGCGAGGAATTTCTGGAGGTCAGAGGAAACGTGTAAATGTTGGGCTAGAAATGGTCATCGAACCTTCCCTGTTGATTTTAGATGAGCCGACAACTGGTTTAGACAGTGCATCTTCACAGTTACTTCTTAAAGCACTTCGACGTGAAGCTCTTGAAGGGGTAAATGTGTGCATGGTTCTCCACCAGCCTAG CTTTGCCCTGTTCAAGATGTTTGACGACTTGATACTTCTAGCCAAAGGAGGTTTTACCGTGTATCATGGATCTGTAAAGAAAGTTGAAGAATACTTTAATGGCCTGGGCATCAGTGTGCCTGAGCGTGTTACTCCTCCAGATCACTTCATTGACATTCTGGAGGGCATAGAAAAACCAGCAAACATAACCCGTGAACAGCTTCCTCTCAGATGGATGATACACAATAGTTACCCAATCCCCCCTGATATGCTGAAAGATGCGGATGCCCTTGCTACATCCTCAACAAGCACCGGCGGAAATCTTGGAAGAGATTCTAGTATTGGAGGTACAGAACAATCTTTTGCTGGAGATTTGTGGGAGGATGTAAAGAGTAGTGTTGAGGTGAAGGGAGATTATATAAAGCACAACTTCTTAAAGTCTAAGGACTTTTCTGACCGAAGAACTCCTGGATTAGGCCATCAATACAGATATTTCATTGGAAG GGTTGGTAAGCAGCGACTAAGAGAAGTCAGAATGCAAGCAGTTGATTATCTTATTTTGTTGCTTGCTGGCGCTTGCTTAGGGACTCTTGCCAAAGTGAACGATGAGTCATTTGGTTCGCTTGGCTATACTTTCACCGTGATTGCAGTTT CGTTACTGTGCAAGATCACTGCTTTAAGAACATTTTCCTTGGACAAATTACACTACTGGAGAGAGAGTGCTGCTGGGATCAGCAGTCTGGCTTATTTCCTGTCCAAAGATACAGTTGACCATTTCAATACAGTCATCAAGCCACTGGTGTATTTATCCATGTTCTATTTCTTCAACAATCCTAGATCTTCCTTCCAAGACAATTATCTTGTTTTGGTTTGCCTGGTATACTGCGTGACTGGCATAGCATATGTATTCGCCATCTACTTTGCACCTAGTCCCGCCCAACTT TGGTCAGTGCTTCTTCCTGTTGTTTTGACTCTCGTTGCAAACCAGGACAAAGAGAGTAAAATTATGAAGTATTTTGGAAACTTCTGCTACCCAAAGTGGGCTTTGGAAGCTTTCATGATTGCAAATGCTGAAAG GTACTCCGGAGTATGGCTGATAACCCGCTGTGGCTCATTGATGTCAAACGGATATGATCTTGATGATTGGTTTCCTAGTGTATTATTTCTTATTATTATGGGCATAATCAGTCGTATAGTAGCTTTCATGTGCTTGGTGAGCTCCCAAAAGAAGTGA